One window from the genome of Hydra vulgaris chromosome 02, alternate assembly HydraT2T_AEP encodes:
- the LOC136076759 gene encoding uncharacterized protein LOC136076759 isoform X1, producing the protein MFYQMITFGYILLDHFIPTIFILMTRKTQELYSLAFSKVAELVPHLSPLRIMTDYEQALMNTLEIQYPLAEISGCWFHYVNAVVNKCKHLGLFGLLKLQVHSDLKKWIRLLLCLSLLPPHHIQPTLGNLNPNLFVVSLSINDLPKCQSLMTYMETFWIGRIGSNKISVFGCPRRTNSDQESFHASLLKRIKVAHPNIWVFITELRKFAEVQQLDKLRLECGLQIRRRRKQKYVLNDRKIRVATENLANGRLTSLEFLQSVSHCADALFNNQLGVSRINQPPELETVSSFTQGQIEPLQPNLIPPQDEAQQLNVSIPRDVAIVQNTDDVAIVQNTFQLGENLHSSTEIVAITETSRVVDETNGTTCPVCLENTPNFAAVPCGHMVCTMCIPHLQLKCPRCRATVVMFIQTFA; encoded by the exons atgttttatcaaatgatAACATTTGGATACATTTTGCTTGATCAT tttatccCAACTATTTTCATACTTATGACTAGAAAAACGCAAGAGCTGTATTCTCTTGCATTTTCTAAAGTTGCTGAACTCGTTCCACATTTGTCACCGTTACGGATAATGACGGACTATGAACAAGCATTGATGAATACCTTGGAAATTCAATATCCTTTAGCTGAAATTTCAGGCTGTTGGTTTCATTACGTAAat gcTGTGGTTAACAAGTGTAAACATCTTGGATTGTTTGGACTTTTAAAATTGCAAGTTCACAGTGATTTGAAGAAATGGATAAGGCTATTATTGTGTCTTTCTTTGCTACCGCCTCACCATATTCAGCCAACATTAGGCAATTTGAATCCAAATTTGTTTGTGGTGTCATTAAGTATAAATGACTTACCAAAATGTCAAAGTTTAATGACCTATATGGAAACATTTTGGATTGGGCGTATTGGCAGTAacaaaatttctgtttttggttGTCCCAGAAGAACGAACTCTGATCAAGAAAGCTTCCATGCCTCGCTTTTAAAACGAATAAAGGTTGCTCATCCAAACATTTGggtttttataa cagAACTAAGAAAGTTTGCAGAAGTCCAGCAACTtgataaattacgtttagaatgTGGACTTCAGATTCGTCGGAGACGAAAGcagaaatatgttttaaatgatCGTAAAATCAGAGTTGCTACTGAAAATTTGGCCAACGGACGTCTAACTTCATTGGAATTTCTACAAAGTGTTTCACATTGCGCAGATGCGTTATTTAACAATCAACTTGGCGTTAGTCGTATAAATCAACCACCGGAATTGGAAACAGTTTCATCATTTACGCAAGGTCAAATAGAGCCCTTACAGCCTAATTTAATTCCACCACAAGATGAAGCCCAGCAACTTAATGTATCAATACCACGTGATGTAGCTATAGTGCAAAATACAGATGATGTAGCTATAGTGCAAAATACCTTCCAACTCGGAGAAAACTTACATAGTTCTACAGAAATTGTTGCAATCACGGAGACTTCAAGAGTAGTGGATGAAACTAATGGAACAACATGTCCTGTTTGTTTAGAAAATACTCCAAACTTCGCTGCTGTTCCCTGTGGACACATGGTTTGCACAATGTGTATACCACATTTACAGTTAAAATGTCCTCGTTGCCGAGCAACAGTTGTTATGTTTATACAAACATTTGCGTGA
- the LOC136076759 gene encoding uncharacterized protein LOC136076759 isoform X2 codes for MSSRTFIPTIFILMTRKTQELYSLAFSKVAELVPHLSPLRIMTDYEQALMNTLEIQYPLAEISGCWFHYVNAVVNKCKHLGLFGLLKLQVHSDLKKWIRLLLCLSLLPPHHIQPTLGNLNPNLFVVSLSINDLPKCQSLMTYMETFWIGRIGSNKISVFGCPRRTNSDQESFHASLLKRIKVAHPNIWVFITELRKFAEVQQLDKLRLECGLQIRRRRKQKYVLNDRKIRVATENLANGRLTSLEFLQSVSHCADALFNNQLGVSRINQPPELETVSSFTQGQIEPLQPNLIPPQDEAQQLNVSIPRDVAIVQNTDDVAIVQNTFQLGENLHSSTEIVAITETSRVVDETNGTTCPVCLENTPNFAAVPCGHMVCTMCIPHLQLKCPRCRATVVMFIQTFA; via the exons ATGTCGAGCAGAACA tttatccCAACTATTTTCATACTTATGACTAGAAAAACGCAAGAGCTGTATTCTCTTGCATTTTCTAAAGTTGCTGAACTCGTTCCACATTTGTCACCGTTACGGATAATGACGGACTATGAACAAGCATTGATGAATACCTTGGAAATTCAATATCCTTTAGCTGAAATTTCAGGCTGTTGGTTTCATTACGTAAat gcTGTGGTTAACAAGTGTAAACATCTTGGATTGTTTGGACTTTTAAAATTGCAAGTTCACAGTGATTTGAAGAAATGGATAAGGCTATTATTGTGTCTTTCTTTGCTACCGCCTCACCATATTCAGCCAACATTAGGCAATTTGAATCCAAATTTGTTTGTGGTGTCATTAAGTATAAATGACTTACCAAAATGTCAAAGTTTAATGACCTATATGGAAACATTTTGGATTGGGCGTATTGGCAGTAacaaaatttctgtttttggttGTCCCAGAAGAACGAACTCTGATCAAGAAAGCTTCCATGCCTCGCTTTTAAAACGAATAAAGGTTGCTCATCCAAACATTTGggtttttataa cagAACTAAGAAAGTTTGCAGAAGTCCAGCAACTtgataaattacgtttagaatgTGGACTTCAGATTCGTCGGAGACGAAAGcagaaatatgttttaaatgatCGTAAAATCAGAGTTGCTACTGAAAATTTGGCCAACGGACGTCTAACTTCATTGGAATTTCTACAAAGTGTTTCACATTGCGCAGATGCGTTATTTAACAATCAACTTGGCGTTAGTCGTATAAATCAACCACCGGAATTGGAAACAGTTTCATCATTTACGCAAGGTCAAATAGAGCCCTTACAGCCTAATTTAATTCCACCACAAGATGAAGCCCAGCAACTTAATGTATCAATACCACGTGATGTAGCTATAGTGCAAAATACAGATGATGTAGCTATAGTGCAAAATACCTTCCAACTCGGAGAAAACTTACATAGTTCTACAGAAATTGTTGCAATCACGGAGACTTCAAGAGTAGTGGATGAAACTAATGGAACAACATGTCCTGTTTGTTTAGAAAATACTCCAAACTTCGCTGCTGTTCCCTGTGGACACATGGTTTGCACAATGTGTATACCACATTTACAGTTAAAATGTCCTCGTTGCCGAGCAACAGTTGTTATGTTTATACAAACATTTGCGTGA